The genomic stretch GTCCCCGTCCTGGAGCTCCACCTCGGTGACGACCAACTGCGGCGCCGTGCCGCCTTCCACCAGCGACGCCAGCGCGGCCTGCGCGCCCGCGACCAGCAGGACCTCGAAGCCCGCCTCCGCCAGCGCAGCGGCCAGCACGGCCTGCGCGCCCGGCGCCGAATCCACCAGCAACACCCGAGGCCGGCCCCGTGACGCACGGCGACGCGCACCCGCCTCGGCCAGGGCTTCCGGTCCGGCATACGTGGAAGGTTGTGGGAGCGCGGTAGCCATGAATTACGAAATCTTCGCGCTAAGCCGGACAAATACGCAAGATGCAGACAAGCCCCTGGAATCGTTGGGTTTCCGCCCGCCACGGTGCGGGGTAGGGTGTCCACATGATGCGTCCCGGCTGCTTCGGCCCTCTCGTGTCCGCGCTATTGCTCGTCTCCCTGGAGTCCGCCGCCCAGGCGCCGGCCCCTGGCCCCGCCGACGAAACGCCACGCGTCACGACGTTTGACACAGCGCTTCTGCGCGGCACGAGCGAGGACCCGCTGGGCGCGGTGCTGGCACCGGTGACGCTGCCGGACGGAGCCACGGCGCTCTATGGCTTCGTGGGCGCGCCGGAGATCGGCGTGGGTTTCCGGCAAGGCATCTCCGGCTTCGAGTTGGAGGCGCGCGCGCGGCTCCAGTGGTTCCAGCTCTCCGCCTCGCTGGAGCTCGCGGTGCGGCGCAAGGTGCTGGAGCAAGGCATCCTGTCCCTGGCGCCCACGCTGGGCCTGGGCGTGGTGCTGAACTCGGGTGCCACGTACATGGATGACCGGAACTACTCCGGCGTGCTGTTCCGCGTATCGCCCGGGCTGGTGGCGGGCTGGCGCGTCGCGGACACGGTGTCCGTGCTGGGACTGTTGGACGTGCCGGTGGACATCGGCCTGTCCAATGGCCAGTCGCGGCGCATCCAGGCGCTCGGCGGAGGCGGCGTGGAGGTGTACCTGGGCAGCAACCTGTCGGCGCTGGCGGCGGGCCAGCTCGGCGTGGAGTCCTTCCAGGAGCGCTCGGGTGAAAGCCACACGCGCCTGGGCTACAGCGTACGGCTGGGCCTGGGCGCCCGGCTCTTCTGACTCACGTCAGTCCGAAGCGCTCCAGCTTCTTGAGCAGGCCCTGTCGCGACAGGCCCAGCGCCTCCGCCGTATGCGTGCGGTTGCCGTTCAGACGCCGCAGGGCCTCCTCGATTTCACGCCGCTCCAGCGCTTCCACCTTCTGCGCCAGCGTGGTGGTGCCCGGCGTGCTGGAGGGCCGTAGGCGCTCGCTGCCGGTGAAGGACAAATCCTCGGGTTGGATTTCGCGCCGCTCCCCCGCCAGCACGGTGGCGCGCTGCATCTCATGGCGCAGCTCGCGCAGATTCCCCGACCACGCATGGGCCAGCAGGGCCTCCGCCGCGGCGTCCGACAACAGCCGGGCGCGGCCGTCCGGGCACAGGTGCGCGCACTGGTTGAGGAAGTGCTTGGCCAGCAGCGGCAGGTCCACGGGGCGCTCTCGCAACGGCGGCAGGCGGATTTCGACGCCCTTCACGCGCCAGAAGAGGTCCTCGCGGAAGGCGCCTTCCTGAAGCATGCGGCCCAGGTCCCGGTGGGTGGCGGAGATGAGCCGCACGTCCACCTGGACAGGCCGGTCCGCGCCCACCGGCAGGATGTCGCCCGTCTCCAACGCGCGCAGCACCTTCACCTGGAGGGACGGCGACATGTCGCCCAGTTCGTCCAGGAAGAGCGTGCCTCCGTCCGCCTCCGCGAAGAGGCCACGGTGGTCCTTCGTCGCCCCGGTGAAGCTGCCCTTCACGTGGCCAAACAGGGCGCTCTCCAGCAATGACTCTGGAAGCGCGCCGCAGTTGATGGGGACGAAGGGCCCGTCGTGGCGGCGGCTCTTGAGGTGGACGGTGCGCGCGAGCAGCTCCTTCCCCGTCCCATTCTCCCCGGTGACGAGCACTGGCAGCTCACTGGCCGCCACGCGCTCCGCCAGGGACGTGGCCGCCAGGAAGGATGCGCTCTGCCCCACCAGCGAGACACCGCCCGCCGCGCGCGTCAGCGAGCTGCGCAGCGTCTCCACCTGCCGCTCCAACGTCACCCGCGCGAGCGCCCGCTGCACCACCACCAGCAGCACGTCCGGGTCCACCGGCTTGG from Myxococcus xanthus encodes the following:
- a CDS encoding sigma-54-dependent transcriptional regulator, whose product is MSAPHPLLLVDDDAAFRKVYGGLLREGGYEVVEATDRPSARAAFDARDFPLVLLDLMLPPDGSVSAGLEGLAALLSAKPGTKVIVVSGAGDTRHTLEAVRLGAYDFLTKPVDPDVLLVVVQRALARVTLERQVETLRSSLTRAAGGVSLVGQSASFLAATSLAERVAASELPVLVTGENGTGKELLARTVHLKSRRHDGPFVPINCGALPESLLESALFGHVKGSFTGATKDHRGLFAEADGGTLFLDELGDMSPSLQVKVLRALETGDILPVGADRPVQVDVRLISATHRDLGRMLQEGAFREDLFWRVKGVEIRLPPLRERPVDLPLLAKHFLNQCAHLCPDGRARLLSDAAAEALLAHAWSGNLRELRHEMQRATVLAGERREIQPEDLSFTGSERLRPSSTPGTTTLAQKVEALERREIEEALRRLNGNRTHTAEALGLSRQGLLKKLERFGLT